CGCCGGGCGCGATGACCATGGTCGCGGCCTGGCCGCGCGCGCTGCTCAGCGCGACCGAGAAGCCCTTGCCGAACCGGAGGTGCTTGATCGGCACGGTCACCCCGCGGTGCAGACGGGCGGTGCCTGCGTCGCCAGGTTGATCGTGCACCGCTCCGTCGAGCCACCGGTCGACATCGTGAGCGTCACCGTGCTCGTCCCGTTGAACGTCATCACGAGGTGCGTCGTCACCGCCGGCGCCGCCGTGCCGAACGACGACGTGCCGTCGATGGTGACCGTCCCCGAGGTCGGATAGCTCGGCGCGCCCGTGGTCGCCGCCGGGTAGACGACGTCCCGCATCGTCTGGGTCGTCGTCGCGTTCAGCGTCGTCACGCCGCTGCCCAACGTGAACGTGCCGTGTATCGTCGTCGTCGCGGTGCCGTTCAGCGTGTGCGTCGGGCCGAGGAGCCCGCTCAGCGTCATGTCCTGCTTGCCGGAGATCGTGAGCGGACCGGCGGCGGTCGTGCCGGTTCCAGGCGGCAGCGTGAGCGTGCCGGAGATCGTCGACACCGTGTGCATCGCCGCGGTCGTGCGGCGGTCGGCGCTCGCGTCCTGCGGCTTGCCTGCGGCGTCGAGCAGCTGGTACGACGTCGTGACCGTGAGCCCGTTCGACGTCACCGGCGCGCACACGAAGCTCTTCGACGCCGCGTCGTACGGGCAGGACGCGCCGATCGCGGCGCTCGTCGCCGGCAGCGACAGTCCCGAGGAGAGCAGCAGCGCGTTCGTCGCGCCGGGCGGCGCGAGCTCGCCGAACAGCTGCGCGACGTTCACCGGCTCCCCGGACTTCGGCGCCGTGGAACCGTCGTCGGATCCGGAGCAGGCGGCGAGCAGGGCGCCCACGACGACGAGGGCGAGCGGCGAGCGATGGAAGCGGGGCATCATGGGCGGGTCCTCGGAGTGTCCGCCCCAGTATGCGACCGCGTCCGCCCGCCGGCTACCTCGGCGACAGCGTCTCCAGCGGCTCGGCCCGCGCCGCGCTGCGCGCCGGCACCAGCATCGCCGCCGCGCCGATCGCCGCGAGACCGAGCGCGATGCCGGCGAACACCGGCGGGTCGGACGGGCTGACCTGGAACAGCAGGCTCGCGACGCCCTGCGCGAGCGCCGCGGCGAGCGCCGCGCCGACGCCGAGGCCTAACGCGAGCTGACCCGCGCCGCGCCGCAGCACGAGCCGCACGATGCTCCCCGGCGCGGCGCCGAGCGCGACGCGGATCCCGAACTCGCGCCGCCGCTGTCCCACCGAGAACGCCACCACGCCGTACACGCCGACCGCCGCGAACAGCAGCGCCGCCACGCCGCACACGCCGACGATGCCCGCACCGAGGCCGTAGAACCACGTGCCGTCCGCGACGACGCCGCGCATGTCGCGCACGTCGTAGATCGGCGCGTCGCGGTCCACGGCGAACACCGCCGCGCGCACCGCATCGGTGAGGGCGAGCGGCGAGCCGCCGCGCACGCGCGCCGCGACCGCGACGCCGGTGGGCGGTACCTGCGCGAGCGGCACGTACACGCCGGCGGGATTCCGGTCGGGCGACGCGTCGAACGCGCCCATCCACAGGTCGGGGACGACGCCGACGATCGTGCGCCACGCCGCCGTGTCGCCGCCGACGCGGATGCGCTGGCCCACCGGCTCGCCGCGCAGATAGCGGTGCGCGAACCGCGCGTTCACGACGGCCACCGGCGCGCCACGGGCCACGTCCTGCGCGACGAACGTGCGCCCGCTCACCGGCGCGACGCCTAACGCGTCGAACAGCGTCGCCGACGCCGACGCGACGCGCGCGACCGGCATCTCGTCGCGCGTGCGATACGCCGCGCCCTCCACCGCGACGCGGCCGCCCGGCGCGTGCGTGCCCGGCAGATCGCTCACGAGCCCCGCGCCGCGCACCGCGGGCAGCTGCCGCACGCGGCGCTCCAGCTCCTCGTAGAAGCGCGTGCGCGCGTCGGCCGAGGTGCCCTCGGGCGGCGCGACGCGCGCGGTGAACAGGTCGCGCGTCGGGAAGCCGACGTCGACGCGGCCCGAGTTCACGACGCTCCGCGTGAGCAGCGCCGCGGTTACGAGCAGCGCCATCGACAGCGCGAGCTCCACGACGACGAGCGACTGCATGACGCGTCCCACGCGCGTGCCGGTGGCGCCGCGCGTGTCGTCGCGCAGCACGCCGGCGGGGTCGGCGCGCGTGGCGCGGAGCGCGGGAAGCAGCCCCGCGAGCACCGCCGCCGCGCCGCCCAACATCACCGCGAACGCCGCCACGCGCGCGTCGACCCTCGGCTCCGCCCAGTACGGGAGCCGCCCGGCGAACGCGCGCGCGAGGAGCGTGACGCCGCCCCACGCCACGCCGACGCCGAGCGCGACGCCGGCCGCGGCGAGCAGCGTCGATTCCAGCAGCACGTCGCCGACGACGCGCGCGCGGCTCGCGCCGAGCGCCACGCCGACGACGATCTCGCGCGCGCGGTGCACGGCGCGCACGAGCAGCAGGCTCGCGACGTTCGTGCACGCGACCACGAGCACGAGGAGCACCATGCCGAGCATCACGTACAGCGTGGCCGTCGCCGTCTCGCCGATGAACCGCTCGGTGAACGGCTTCACCGTGACCTCGACGCCGCGGTTCGTCGCGGGGTACGCCTGCGCGACGCGCCGCGCCACGACGGCCAGCTCGGCGCGCGCGGCGTCGCGCGTCACGCCGCGGCGCAGCAGGCCGAACACGTCCATCGGCTCGCCGTCGGCCAGGCCGGCCGGAAGGACGAGCGGGATCCACAGCTCCTCGTCGGTCGGGAAGCGGAAGCTCGGCGGCATCACGCCGATGACGGTGCGCGGCGCGCCCTCCACCCACAGGGTGCGGCCGACGAGCGCCGGGTCGGCGCCGTAGCGGTCGCGCCAGACGCGATGCCCGAGCACGACGACCGTCGCGAGCGCCGCCGGCGTGTCGCTCGGGCCGAACGCGCGGCCCAGCGCCGGCGCGACGCCGAGGACGCGGAACCCGTTAGGCGTCACGTACGCCGCGCGAAATCGGTCCGCGCCGTCGGTGCCGCGCACGGTCACGGTGGCCGTGCGGAACGCGGCGAGCGACTCGAACGACCGCGCCTGAGCGGACCACTCCGCATAGTCGCGCGGCGCGGCGCCGAACCCTTCCCCGCTCGCGCCGATGCGGCGCCGCTCGAGGTGCATGAGTCGGCCGCGCTCGGGGATCGGCAGGCCGCGCAGCACCGCCGCGTCGACGAGGCTGAACACCGCCGTCGGCAGCCCGACGCCGAAGCCGAGCGCGAGGACGGCGAGCAGCGAGATGCCCGGCCGCCGGCGGAGTCCACGGGCGGCGCGGCGAAGGCTCAGCGAAAGCGACATGGGCGGGCGGGTCGGAGGGACGGTCGCGTGGACCGCTCTACGTCACCCCGCCCGCCCCGGGTTTCGGCGCGGCCCGCCGGCCGTCGTCAGCCGGTGCGCTGGAGCAGTCGCGCCGAGTACTGGCGGCCCACCCGCAGCCGGGTGCCGTCGCGCAGCACCACCATGCGGTCGCCCGAGCGCCGCGGCACCACCGCCTTCACGACGGCGAGGTTCACGATCGCCGAGCGGTGCACGCGGACGAACCCCGCCGCCGCGAGCCGCTCCTCGAGCGCGCACATCGTCTCGCGAATCATGTACTTCCCGCTCGGCGTGTAGAGCAGCGCGTAGTTGCCGCGCGCTTCGATCAGCCGGATGTCCTCCGCGGGGATCGTGATCGTCCCGGTCCGCTCGCGCACGAGGAACCCGTCGGACGGGAGGGGGGCGGTCGGCGGCTCGTCGTGGGACATGTGCTCCGCGCTCGGGACGATGGACGCTCATGAGACACGCGGAGTCTCGGGGAAGGTTGCGCCACCGGCAACGCGGTAGGGACGAGCCGTTCGTGGGCGCCGCGAGCCGCGCTCATTCCGCCCGCAGGGTGACGGCCGGATCGACCCGCGTCGCGCGCCACGCCGGCACCGCGCAGGCGAGCGCCGAGGTGGCCAGGAGCAGCAGGACGACCCCCACGTAGGTGAGCGGGTCGAGGCGGGAGACGCCGAACAGCAGCGTGACCAGCGCGTCGCTGGCGAGCATCGCGGCACCCACGCCGATGGCCGCGCCGGCGGCGGTGAGCGCCGTACCGCGCCCGAGCACGAGCCCCAGGAGGTCGGTGCGAGACGCGCCGAGCGCGGCACGCACGCCGATCTCGCGCACGCGCTCCCCCACGCTCGCCGAGAGCACGCCGTAGATGCCGATCGCCGCGAGCACCAGCGCGACGACCCCGAACGCCTCGAACAACGTGAGCGCGAACCGCCGCTGCGCCGCCGATGCCGTGATCAGCGCATCCATCGTCGCGACGCGCACGATCGGCTGATCGCGGTCCGCCGACCACACCGCGCGCTTCACCGCCGCCGCCGCCGCGGCCGGGTCGCCCCGCGTGCGGACGACGAGCGACAGCACGCGGTCGGTGAACCAGCTCTGCTCCGTGGTGATGTAGACCGCGTGCGCCTGCCCCGCGGCGAGCGAGAGCTGCTTCACGTCGCCGACGACGCCGACGATCGTGTACCACGGTCCGGCGTCGGGGCCGACGCGCAGGTGGCGCCCGATCGGATCCTGTCCCGGGAACTTCTGCCGGGCGAACGACTCGTTGATGACGAGCGCGCGCGGCGCGGCGGCGCGGTCGGACGGGGCGAGGTAGCGGCCGCGCACGAGCGGGATCCCCATCGTCTCGAAGTAGCCCGGCGTGACGGCGTAGCGGAACACGTCGCCCTCGTTGCGACCGGTGGGGCTGTCCTCGAAGTGCGCGCCGTACTGGTCGCCGTCGCCGCTCAACGGCAGCTCGCTCGTCCACGCCGCCGCGGTGACGCCGGGGACGTCGCGCACCGCGTCGAGCGCCTGCGTGAAGAAGCGGGTGACGCGCGCGTCGTCGTCGTACACGCGGCCGGCCGTCTGCACCTGCATCGTGAGCAGCCGGGCCGGCGCGAAGCCCGGCGCGACGGAGAGCAGGCGCTCCATGCTGCGGAGCAGCAGTCCCGCGCTCACGAGCAGCACGAGCGCGAGCGCCACCTCCGCGACGACGAGCGCGCCGCGGGTGACGTCGCGACGACCGGCGGTGCGGCGCGACGCCTCGCGCAGCCCGCTCTGCGCGTCGCCGCGCGAGACCTGCAGCGCCGGCACGAGACCGACGGCGAGGCCGACGAGCGTCGTGGTGCCTAACGCGAACGCGAGCGCCGCGCCGTCGAGCCCGATCGCGTCCACGCGCGGCAGGCCGGCGGGGGCGAGCGCGACGAGCACGCGCGCCCCGGCCGCCGCGACGGCGACACCGAGCACGCCCGCGACGCCCCCGAGCAGCAGGCTCTCGGTGAGGAGCTGCCGCACGAGGCGCCCGCGCCCGGCACCGATCGCCGCGCGCATCGCGAGCTCGCCGCGCCGCTGCGCGCCGCGCGCGAGCAGCAGGCTCGTGACGTTCACGCACGCGATCATGAGCACGAGCAGCACCGCGCCGAGCACGGCGAGCAGCGCGGGCCGCACGCCGCGCGTGAGGTCGTCCTGGAGCGACGCCGTCGTGAGCCCGCGCCGCAGCGCGGCCCACGGCGGACGCGTGAACTCCGGCACCGGGCTCGCCGCGATCGCGCCGAGCTCGCGCCGCGCGTCGTCGAGCGACGCGCCGTCGCGCACGCGGCCGACGAGGCGGATGTTGTGTCCCCATCCCGGCCCCTCGAGATCCATCGCCGCCGGATACTGGAACGGCGTCCACAGCTCGGCGTCGGGCGCGAGCACGTTCTCCATCGCGCGCGGCATGACGCCGACGACGGTGACCGGCTCGCCGTCGAGCGTGATCTGGCGGCCGACGATCGCCGGGTCGGCGCCGAAGCGGCGGCGCCACAGACGATCGGCAAGCAGCACGACGGCGGGCGCGTTCTCCGCCTCGTCGGCCGCGGCGAGGTCCCTGCCTAACGCGGGACGCACGCCGAGGGTGCGGAAGTAGTTCGCGGTGACGTACTGCCCGTCGAGCCGGGTGGGCTCGTCGCGGCCGGTGAGCGTGGGCTGGACGGCGCGGAGCGCGGCGAGCGCGGAGAGCGTGCGGCTGCGCGCGACGAGCTCGCGGTAGGTGCCGAACGTCGGCTCGAGGCGCGAGCCGTCGACGCCCTGGTCCCAGATGGTGAGGAGCTGTGCGGCGCGCGGGTACGGGAGCGGCGCGAAGAGGATCGGGTTGACGGCGCTGAAGATCGCGGTGCTGGCGCCGATGCCCAACGCGAGCGTGAGCGCGGCGAGGGTGGTGAAGCCGGGGGCGCGCCGGAGCTGGCGGGCGGCGAAGTGGACGTCCTGCCGGAGGCGGAGCAGGCCTTCGCGGAATCGCATGCGATCCTCCCGCCGGGTGGCGGAGTGGTGGAGTCGCTCGCGCACCTCGTCGACGGAGGCGCCGCCGAGCCGCCGCAGCGCCTCGGCCCGCGCGGCGCCCGGCTCGGCGCCGCGCGCGACGAGGGCGTCGGTGCGCGCCTCGACGAAGGCGTCGAGCTCCTCGTCGGTGTCGGCGCGGATCTGCGCGGGGGTGCGCAGCGGGAGGCGGAGGAGCCGGCGGACGCCGGCCCGGATCTCTCGCATCGGGTGCGGAGCGGGTCCAGGGGTAGTTTCTACCCCTAGACTCTACCCCTTGGACTCGGACGCCGCAAGACGGCTCACGGTTGGCGGCCGCGGGCGAGCGCCTTGAAGTACTCGTCGACGAGCGCGCGATAGCCGGGCGGCACCTCGTCGCCGCGGCCGGCGCGCGGGCCGTCGGCGGCCGCACCGGCGAGCTTGCGCCTGAGCCCGAACTCGAACGTCTTCAGCCCCTCGGCCACGGACTGCTGCGCGGCGAGGAGGTTGTCGGTGATGTCGCCGAAACCCTGGGCCTCGAGGGCACGCATGCGCTCGAGCAGGGCGTCGAGCTCGCGCGGGTCGAGCCCCTGCGCGGCGAGGTCGCGCCGCAGCGCCTCGGCCTCGGTGCGCCGCTCGCGCAGCTCGCGACCGAGCTGACGGGCGTCCTCGGGATCGAGCCGACTGCCGTACGCCGGCGGCGCGAGCGGCCCGATGCCTAACGCGCGATCGCCGCGCGGGCTGCCCTCGATGCGCCCGCCGCCGGGCTGCCCACCGCCCTGCCGCTGCCCGCCCTGCTGCTGCCCGCCCTGCTGCTGCCCGCCGTTAGGCGTCCCGCCGTTAGGCGTCCCGCCGTTAGGCGTCTCGTTGTTAGACGTCCCGTTGTTAGGCGTCCCGCCGTTCCCCATCGCCCCCTCCTCCCGCCGCTGCCGCAGCCGATCCGCCAGCGACGACATCCCCTGCGCCAGCGCGCGCGCCCGCTCCAGCGCGTCCTGCGTGCGCTGCCCCGCCGACGGCGTGCGCGCCGACGCCACCGCCTCCGCGACGCGGTCCCGCACGTCGTCGAGGTTCTGCTGGATCTGCTCCTCCACGTTGTGCACGTACTCCGCGGAGCCGCTCCGCACGACCATCTTCGACGCGCGCAGCTTGTCCACGACGCGGCTGTCGCGGATCGCCGCCGCGCCCTCGCGCAGCCGTCGCGACGCCTCGGGACGGTCGGTCGCCGTCTCGCGCCCCGCGCGCTCGAGGTCGCGCTCCAGCGCGCCGACGCCGGCGGCCAGCGAGTCCTTCT
The window above is part of the Gemmatirosa kalamazoonensis genome. Proteins encoded here:
- a CDS encoding ABC transporter permease — translated: MSLSLSLRRAARGLRRRPGISLLAVLALGFGVGLPTAVFSLVDAAVLRGLPIPERGRLMHLERRRIGASGEGFGAAPRDYAEWSAQARSFESLAAFRTATVTVRGTDGADRFRAAYVTPNGFRVLGVAPALGRAFGPSDTPAALATVVVLGHRVWRDRYGADPALVGRTLWVEGAPRTVIGVMPPSFRFPTDEELWIPLVLPAGLADGEPMDVFGLLRRGVTRDAARAELAVVARRVAQAYPATNRGVEVTVKPFTERFIGETATATLYVMLGMVLLVLVVACTNVASLLLVRAVHRAREIVVGVALGASRARVVGDVLLESTLLAAAGVALGVGVAWGGVTLLARAFAGRLPYWAEPRVDARVAAFAVMLGGAAAVLAGLLPALRATRADPAGVLRDDTRGATGTRVGRVMQSLVVVELALSMALLVTAALLTRSVVNSGRVDVGFPTRDLFTARVAPPEGTSADARTRFYEELERRVRQLPAVRGAGLVSDLPGTHAPGGRVAVEGAAYRTRDEMPVARVASASATLFDALGVAPVSGRTFVAQDVARGAPVAVVNARFAHRYLRGEPVGQRIRVGGDTAAWRTIVGVVPDLWMGAFDASPDRNPAGVYVPLAQVPPTGVAVAARVRGGSPLALTDAVRAAVFAVDRDAPIYDVRDMRGVVADGTWFYGLGAGIVGVCGVAALLFAAVGVYGVVAFSVGQRRREFGIRVALGAAPGSIVRLVLRRGAGQLALGLGVGAALAAALAQGVASLLFQVSPSDPPVFAGIALGLAAIGAAAMLVPARSAARAEPLETLSPR
- a CDS encoding LytR/AlgR family response regulator transcription factor; the protein is MSHDEPPTAPLPSDGFLVRERTGTITIPAEDIRLIEARGNYALLYTPSGKYMIRETMCALEERLAAAGFVRVHRSAIVNLAVVKAVVPRRSGDRMVVLRDGTRLRVGRQYSARLLQRTG
- a CDS encoding ABC transporter permease, with the protein product MREIRAGVRRLLRLPLRTPAQIRADTDEELDAFVEARTDALVARGAEPGAARAEALRRLGGASVDEVRERLHHSATRREDRMRFREGLLRLRQDVHFAARQLRRAPGFTTLAALTLALGIGASTAIFSAVNPILFAPLPYPRAAQLLTIWDQGVDGSRLEPTFGTYRELVARSRTLSALAALRAVQPTLTGRDEPTRLDGQYVTANYFRTLGVRPALGRDLAAADEAENAPAVVLLADRLWRRRFGADPAIVGRQITLDGEPVTVVGVMPRAMENVLAPDAELWTPFQYPAAMDLEGPGWGHNIRLVGRVRDGASLDDARRELGAIAASPVPEFTRPPWAALRRGLTTASLQDDLTRGVRPALLAVLGAVLLVLMIACVNVTSLLLARGAQRRGELAMRAAIGAGRGRLVRQLLTESLLLGGVAGVLGVAVAAAGARVLVALAPAGLPRVDAIGLDGAALAFALGTTTLVGLAVGLVPALQVSRGDAQSGLREASRRTAGRRDVTRGALVVAEVALALVLLVSAGLLLRSMERLLSVAPGFAPARLLTMQVQTAGRVYDDDARVTRFFTQALDAVRDVPGVTAAAWTSELPLSGDGDQYGAHFEDSPTGRNEGDVFRYAVTPGYFETMGIPLVRGRYLAPSDRAAAPRALVINESFARQKFPGQDPIGRHLRVGPDAGPWYTIVGVVGDVKQLSLAAGQAHAVYITTEQSWFTDRVLSLVVRTRGDPAAAAAAVKRAVWSADRDQPIVRVATMDALITASAAQRRFALTLFEAFGVVALVLAAIGIYGVLSASVGERVREIGVRAALGASRTDLLGLVLGRGTALTAAGAAIGVGAAMLASDALVTLLFGVSRLDPLTYVGVVLLLLATSALACAVPAWRATRVDPAVTLRAE